One window from the genome of Bacilli bacterium encodes:
- a CDS encoding NCS2 family permease, with protein MEKNVETKSANKYGIFDKIFHLTERGARPGIEILGGFITFVAMIYILPLISAIFGGEPGMSPDGVFAATAIVSALITIFMGLYANVPVILSAGLGVSAYVSTTVYTAYHDWVSAFIIMFLSGVIFLLITITPVRQKIIDAIPNDVKYIISAGLGGFIAFIGFNKAGLIVASNSSTIVALGDLANPAVLLPLLGVLIVFAFMAMPNKHLNQLAIPAAMGIIAVIGLIVNYAAFGNNLTASGLPYFDFSASSWGLAGIKDVFFKIFTGTETTSAGDAWKNVLSNPASYAFIFSVVFVSLFDTTATLMSVGRSAGVLDEKGDLIGGNRAILADAIGAAICAPIGTSTITAFAESNVACSTGAKTGLSAVTAGLLFLVSAFIFPVFSVFNSFSVTSIALISVGAMMFTNNLKAINWDDIAIGVTAFVSFMLMVLTYSISDGLGFGIITFVIMRIAQRKAKDVKPMLYVVALLFLVYYIVKVIIG; from the coding sequence ATGGAAAAAAATGTTGAAACCAAGTCGGCGAATAAGTACGGAATTTTTGATAAAATATTTCATCTGACAGAAAGAGGCGCCCGACCCGGAATTGAGATTCTCGGAGGATTCATCACTTTTGTGGCGATGATTTATATTCTGCCCTTGATTTCGGCCATCTTTGGTGGCGAGCCGGGAATGAGCCCAGACGGTGTTTTTGCCGCCACGGCGATAGTCAGTGCTTTAATTACAATATTTATGGGACTTTATGCCAATGTCCCCGTCATCTTAAGCGCAGGATTAGGCGTCAGTGCTTATGTTTCAACAACTGTTTACACGGCCTATCACGATTGGGTGAGTGCTTTTATTATTATGTTCTTATCGGGTGTGATATTTTTATTGATCACGATTACACCGGTAAGACAAAAAATAATTGATGCCATTCCTAATGATGTAAAATACATTATTTCGGCCGGCTTAGGTGGATTTATCGCTTTTATTGGATTTAACAAAGCGGGTTTAATTGTAGCCTCCAACTCATCAACGATTGTCGCTTTGGGCGATTTGGCCAATCCGGCGGTTTTACTTCCTTTGCTGGGAGTGCTGATTGTCTTTGCTTTTATGGCTATGCCCAACAAGCACTTAAATCAATTGGCGATTCCCGCGGCGATGGGGATTATCGCGGTTATTGGCTTAATAGTAAATTATGCCGCTTTTGGAAATAATCTTACCGCAAGCGGACTTCCGTATTTTGATTTTTCCGCTAGCAGTTGGGGATTAGCAGGAATCAAGGATGTTTTCTTCAAGATATTTACTGGTACGGAAACAACCAGTGCCGGTGATGCCTGGAAAAATGTTTTAAGCAATCCGGCCAGTTATGCGTTTATCTTCTCGGTCGTTTTTGTCAGTCTTTTTGATACAACGGCAACCTTGATGTCAGTGGGGAGAAGCGCGGGGGTATTAGATGAAAAAGGTGATTTGATCGGTGGCAATAGAGCCATTTTAGCCGATGCCATTGGAGCGGCCATTTGCGCGCCAATCGGAACCTCAACCATTACGGCCTTCGCTGAGAGTAACGTGGCCTGTTCAACCGGAGCAAAAACCGGTTTAAGTGCGGTCACGGCCGGACTTCTTTTCCTCGTATCCGCATTTATTTTTCCCGTTTTCTCCGTCTTTAACAGTTTCTCTGTGACCAGTATCGCCCTCATTAGTGTCGGAGCGATGATGTTTACCAACAATTTAAAAGCCATCAACTGGGACGATATTGCCATCGGTGTGACGGCTTTTGTCTCATTTATGCTTATGGTTTTAACTTATTCAATTTCCGACGGATTAGGATTCGGCATTATCACCTTTGTAATTATGCGTATTGCCCAAAGAAAAGCCAAGGACGTCAAACCGATGCTCTATGTGGTCGCTTTGTTATTCTTGGTGTATTACATAGTAAAAGTTATTATTGGCTAG
- a CDS encoding 1-phosphofructokinase family hexose kinase, translating into MIYTLTINPSIDYYLWTDELVTNETLRAQKAVFAPGGKGISSATILGRLGMEVSPIVMAGGDTGMLLRSLLTSEPILAEYIDAEVPTRINVKISDQNGHYELNAPGLPLGDKAMKKLALRLSQLQEGDWLILSGSLPEHLDEDFYAKIVRELSIKGISVGVDTSGPALKAAIKEHPAFIKPNEEEAAALFNIPFDPQNGLSEQQIEYIFCQLTASGVERVIITLGAKGSIYGDNKGNRFRFESPKVKVVATVGCGDSFVGGFVYGLVKYNSPLEAMAYGTAAGAATAATQFLGDKTAIEEIRKKVILPKK; encoded by the coding sequence ATGATCTACACTTTAACAATTAATCCGAGCATCGACTATTATCTTTGGACCGATGAGTTGGTGACAAATGAAACATTGCGCGCCCAAAAAGCCGTTTTTGCTCCCGGGGGAAAAGGCATAAGTTCGGCAACGATTCTTGGAAGATTGGGGATGGAGGTTTCTCCGATTGTAATGGCCGGTGGAGATACGGGTATGCTTTTGCGGTCACTTTTAACCTCCGAACCAATTCTTGCGGAGTATATTGACGCGGAGGTGCCAACGAGAATCAACGTTAAAATATCTGACCAAAATGGCCATTATGAGCTAAATGCCCCGGGGCTTCCCTTGGGTGATAAAGCAATGAAAAAACTTGCGCTTCGGCTTTCGCAATTACAAGAAGGGGATTGGCTTATTTTGTCGGGATCACTACCGGAGCATCTCGATGAAGATTTCTATGCCAAAATTGTTCGTGAACTCAGCATCAAAGGAATCAGTGTCGGAGTGGATACGTCCGGTCCGGCTTTAAAAGCAGCGATAAAGGAACATCCCGCATTTATCAAACCAAACGAAGAGGAAGCCGCTGCCCTTTTCAATATTCCCTTTGATCCACAAAATGGATTATCGGAACAGCAGATTGAATATATATTTTGTCAATTAACCGCAAGCGGAGTCGAAAGAGTGATAATTACTTTGGGAGCCAAAGGATCTATATATGGCGATAATAAGGGCAATCGTTTTCGTTTTGAATCGCCCAAGGTCAAAGTGGTGGCTACGGTTGGCTGCGGAGATTCTTTTGTCGGCGGGTTTGTATATGGATTGGTTAAATATAATAGTCCTCTCGAAGCGATGGCTTATGGTACCGCTGCCGGTGCAGCAACAGCGGCCACGCAATTTTTAGGCGATAAAACGGCGATTGAAGAAATTAGAAAAAAGGTTATTCTCCCAAAAAAATAG
- the rpsP gene encoding 30S ribosomal protein S16 has protein sequence MSVKLRLTRVGRHDDPFYRIVAADSRMSRDGRFIEQIGHYDPNKALNGAVIDEAAAIKWLQAGAQPSGTVKAILTKAGIVAKFNTLKKEGK, from the coding sequence ATGTCAGTTAAATTAAGATTAACCCGTGTTGGACGTCATGATGATCCGTTTTACCGGATTGTTGCTGCTGATAGCAGAATGAGCCGTGATGGTCGTTTCATCGAACAAATCGGCCATTATGATCCAAACAAAGCTTTAAATGGTGCCGTTATTGATGAAGCGGCGGCAATTAAATGGCTTCAAGCCGGTGCGCAACCAAGCGGAACCGTCAAAGCGATTTTAACCAAAGCCGGAATCGTCGCTAAATTCAACACTTTAAAAAAAGAAGGTAAATAA
- a CDS encoding KH domain-containing protein yields the protein MEYQEIIHTIIDPIVEHKDALLLREIAGDDDKTISIIICAEPEDTARLIGRKGMIADSLREVISIAGKTDGKRIYLKFESFEKKDED from the coding sequence GTGGAGTATCAAGAGATTATACACACGATTATCGATCCAATCGTTGAGCACAAAGACGCTCTTCTTCTACGCGAAATCGCCGGTGATGATGATAAGACAATTTCCATTATTATCTGCGCCGAACCGGAAGATACAGCGCGGCTTATTGGGCGCAAAGGCATGATTGCTGATTCCTTACGAGAAGTGATTTCTATCGCGGGTAAAACCGATGGTAAAAGAATTTATTTAAAGTTTGAATCGTTTGAAAAAAAGGATGAGGATTAA
- the rimM gene encoding ribosome maturation factor RimM (Essential for efficient processing of 16S rRNA), which yields MEYVKVGSIIKTRGLKGEVRIYPTSDFRDFRFQTGNKLYLYHPESDTHQALTVEKRLLDGALEIITFKEINSIEEAEKLIGLELHALKQKDILPDGGFFFGDLLGLSVIDERGNLLGKVKRIEEYSAYKTLRVSREGNKDFFVPFVEAFIKKVDLTNGQITIHVLEGLL from the coding sequence ATGGAATATGTTAAAGTCGGTTCGATTATTAAAACCCGCGGTCTAAAGGGGGAAGTACGCATTTATCCCACTTCTGATTTTCGCGATTTTCGTTTTCAGACAGGGAATAAATTATATTTATATCATCCTGAGAGCGATACTCATCAAGCCCTTACCGTTGAAAAGCGCCTTCTTGACGGAGCGCTTGAAATTATAACGTTTAAAGAGATCAATTCCATTGAAGAAGCCGAAAAATTGATCGGTCTTGAGCTACACGCTTTAAAGCAAAAAGACATTTTGCCGGATGGAGGATTCTTCTTTGGCGATTTACTTGGCTTATCCGTTATAGACGAGCGCGGGAATCTTCTTGGTAAAGTAAAGCGAATTGAGGAATATTCGGCCTACAAAACCCTCCGCGTAAGCCGCGAAGGCAATAAGGATTTTTTCGTTCCCTTTGTCGAAGCTTTTATAAAGAAAGTGGATTTAACCAACGGACAAATCACCATACATGTCCTTGAAGGCCTGTTATGA
- the trmD gene encoding tRNA (guanosine(37)-N1)-methyltransferase TrmD, which yields MKITVLTLFPEMISPFFDNSIIKRAKAKGIIDINIVNIRDFTKDRYGRVDSAPVGGGAGLIMKMQPLVDALKAVKTLDCKVYLLAPTGKTFNQSFAHELTMVSHLILICGHYEGIDDRINHYIDGTISIGDYILTGGEIGAVAVSDAVIRLLEGAISEDSTTEETFENGLLEYPQFTEPFDYDGNQIPDILYSGNHTAIAKWRKKEALRRTRLLRPDLFKAYSLNKSERKLLQEIDDNEVGDWEKEAVAKGHKFIKKEDSK from the coding sequence ATGAAAATCACTGTTTTAACGTTGTTTCCCGAAATGATATCCCCTTTTTTTGATAATTCGATCATAAAAAGAGCAAAGGCTAAAGGTATTATCGATATTAACATCGTCAATATCCGTGATTTTACAAAAGATCGGTATGGGCGGGTTGACAGCGCTCCTGTCGGGGGCGGAGCGGGACTAATAATGAAAATGCAACCTTTAGTTGATGCCCTTAAGGCGGTTAAGACCTTGGACTGCAAAGTATATCTCCTCGCTCCGACCGGTAAAACTTTCAATCAGTCATTTGCCCATGAATTAACCATGGTTTCGCATTTAATACTCATCTGCGGACATTATGAAGGTATCGATGATCGCATCAACCATTATATCGATGGAACCATTTCAATCGGCGATTACATTCTTACCGGGGGGGAAATCGGAGCGGTGGCGGTCAGCGATGCGGTTATCCGCTTGCTTGAAGGGGCAATAAGCGAAGATTCGACCACCGAAGAAACTTTTGAAAATGGATTGCTGGAATATCCGCAATTTACGGAGCCATTCGATTATGACGGCAACCAAATTCCTGACATTCTCTACTCCGGCAATCACACGGCTATTGCCAAATGGCGAAAAAAAGAGGCTCTTCGAAGAACCCGGTTATTACGACCGGATCTATTCAAAGCGTATTCTCTCAATAAAAGTGAGCGCAAATTGCTTCAAGAAATTGATGATAATGAAGTTGGCGATTGGGAAAAAGAAGCCGTTGCCAAGGGCCATAAATTTATTAAGAAAGAGGACAGCAAGTAA
- a CDS encoding undecaprenyl-diphosphate phosphatase, whose translation MFLEYIKYFILGLVQGVAEILPISSSGHLALAESLLQIQFSGNQLEVFTVFLHFASLLALIIFMWPIIIRLIKGVFTYLFTHDSAKRSLSKPDFMTFIYLVVASIPVAVVGVFLEDKVASIFGNLLFIGIDFAVTGLILLAVSFLFKKPGQATYTWKNTFIAGLFQCIGVMPGISRSGITMSGAKIAGLDDNHAKEFAFLLFIPVALGSFVFSLDNLSDLAGSSQIPLYITGMVAAFIFTLLALKYIFKRFSTKQYPYFAYYMFAISLFTIVYYFVAIA comes from the coding sequence ATGTTTCTAGAATATATTAAGTACTTTATCTTGGGCCTTGTACAAGGTGTGGCCGAAATTTTACCTATCAGCAGTTCGGGTCATTTGGCTCTGGCTGAAAGTCTTCTGCAAATTCAATTTTCAGGCAACCAGTTAGAAGTATTCACCGTTTTTCTCCACTTTGCCTCTTTACTGGCTCTCATTATTTTTATGTGGCCAATTATCATTCGGCTTATCAAAGGGGTATTCACTTATCTTTTTACCCACGACAGCGCGAAGCGTTCGCTATCCAAACCCGACTTTATGACTTTTATTTATTTAGTAGTCGCTTCCATTCCCGTAGCCGTCGTCGGTGTCTTTTTGGAAGACAAAGTTGCCTCCATCTTTGGAAACCTACTTTTTATCGGTATTGATTTTGCCGTCACGGGCCTAATTCTTCTAGCCGTAAGCTTTCTTTTTAAAAAACCCGGGCAAGCAACTTATACATGGAAAAATACTTTTATCGCCGGTTTATTTCAATGTATTGGCGTAATGCCGGGCATTTCGCGAAGCGGCATTACAATGAGCGGCGCCAAAATTGCCGGCCTCGATGATAACCACGCCAAAGAATTTGCCTTTTTGCTTTTTATCCCCGTCGCTTTGGGAAGTTTTGTTTTTTCTCTTGACAATCTTTCCGACCTTGCCGGCAGCAGTCAAATTCCCCTATACATCACGGGAATGGTCGCGGCATTCATCTTTACGCTTTTAGCCTTGAAATATATATTTAAGCGGTTCTCAACCAAACAGTATCCCTACTTTGCTTATTATATGTTTGCGATTTCGCTTTTTACGATTGTTTATTACTTTGTAGCCATTGCCTAA
- the ffh gene encoding signal recognition particle protein, with protein sequence MAFDNLSDRLKGIIKSLKGQSRLTESNMDAMLKEIQMALLEADVNFKVVREFIASIKEKALGAKVLEELNPSQTVVKIVREELIALFGEDVSGFSYKSHPSVVMLVGLQGTGKTTTAGKIAKYMRTDDKKNPLLVAADIYRPAAIDQLRTIAGDNQLPFFTLGDKVKPEDIAIKALEKAKEEKYDAVIIDTAGRLHIDDQLMDELKEIKNRTHPDEILLLVDAMSGQDAVNTALAFYEKVGVTGVIMSKLDGDARGGAALSIRKLTGVPVKFIGTGEKIDDLEAFHPERMVDRILGMGDVVTLIEQAQKKIDEKEAKKTANRMMKGEFDLNDMLAQLKQLNKLGSLGGILKLIPGMPKISPEQQATAEKEMKNMETIINSMTPEERAHPDILRNSRKVRIAKGAGKTSADINRVIKKWEQSKEMMKMMKNYQKGGKIPPGGMF encoded by the coding sequence ATGGCCTTTGATAATTTAAGTGATCGTTTAAAGGGAATTATTAAGTCGTTGAAAGGACAATCACGGCTTACTGAAAGCAATATGGACGCGATGCTGAAAGAGATTCAAATGGCTCTTTTGGAAGCGGATGTTAATTTTAAAGTGGTTCGTGAGTTTATCGCTTCAATTAAGGAGAAAGCCTTAGGAGCGAAGGTACTCGAAGAACTTAATCCATCGCAGACGGTGGTAAAAATCGTCCGGGAAGAATTGATAGCTCTTTTCGGTGAGGATGTAAGTGGCTTCAGCTATAAAAGTCATCCTTCCGTCGTTATGCTCGTAGGTCTTCAGGGAACAGGTAAAACCACCACCGCCGGAAAAATCGCCAAATACATGCGAACGGACGATAAGAAAAATCCGCTTCTTGTTGCCGCGGATATATATCGTCCGGCGGCTATCGATCAGTTACGGACCATTGCCGGTGACAATCAACTGCCGTTTTTTACTCTTGGTGACAAAGTCAAGCCGGAAGATATCGCGATAAAAGCTTTAGAAAAGGCCAAAGAAGAAAAATACGATGCGGTGATTATCGACACGGCCGGTCGGCTCCATATTGATGATCAACTCATGGATGAACTTAAAGAAATCAAAAATCGCACCCATCCGGATGAAATTCTCCTTTTGGTAGATGCCATGAGCGGACAAGATGCGGTCAACACCGCGCTTGCCTTTTATGAAAAAGTGGGAGTAACCGGCGTTATTATGAGCAAACTTGATGGTGATGCTCGCGGAGGTGCCGCTCTTAGCATTCGAAAATTAACCGGAGTACCGGTAAAGTTTATTGGTACGGGCGAAAAAATCGATGATTTAGAGGCCTTCCACCCTGAACGGATGGTTGATCGCATTTTGGGAATGGGCGATGTCGTCACTCTTATTGAACAGGCGCAAAAGAAGATTGACGAGAAGGAAGCTAAAAAGACCGCCAATCGAATGATGAAAGGCGAATTTGATCTTAACGATATGCTGGCTCAACTGAAGCAGTTAAATAAACTGGGCTCTTTAGGGGGAATTTTAAAATTAATTCCCGGGATGCCTAAGATTTCGCCCGAACAACAGGCGACGGCGGAAAAAGAAATGAAGAATATGGAAACTATTATCAATTCAATGACGCCGGAAGAGCGAGCCCACCCGGATATTCTTCGTAATTCCCGTAAAGTGAGGATTGCCAAGGGAGCGGGTAAAACCAGTGCGGATATTAATCGGGTAATTAAGAAATGGGAGCAGAGCAAAGAGATGATGAAGATGATGAAAAATTACCAAAAGGGAGGAAAAATCCCACCCGGAGGAATGTTCTGA
- a CDS encoding sigma factor-like helix-turn-helix DNA-binding protein, giving the protein MASLEETIYINRLLDIYGTLLSPAQREIMVDYFEYNLSLSEIAENRSSSRTAVSDAIRKGGKKLAYYEDQLHILKEKAEVALLLKKIKENGVEESVIEQIERIINHGL; this is encoded by the coding sequence ATGGCATCACTAGAGGAGACAATTTATATTAATCGCCTGCTTGATATTTACGGAACTCTTTTATCACCCGCGCAGCGCGAGATTATGGTTGATTATTTTGAGTACAACCTGTCATTAAGCGAGATTGCGGAAAATCGTTCCTCCAGCCGAACCGCCGTGAGCGATGCGATACGAAAAGGCGGCAAAAAACTCGCATATTATGAGGACCAACTGCATATTTTAAAAGAAAAAGCAGAAGTGGCCTTACTATTAAAAAAAATAAAGGAAAATGGGGTTGAAGAAAGCGTTATTGAACAGATTGAGAGGATAATTAATCATGGCCTTTGA
- the ftsY gene encoding signal recognition particle-docking protein FtsY has product MGLFNFLKSKFDGKKQKNDARKYVVGMQKSRSGFGDRLKSLAGRYKNINDAYFDELAEILIEADVGTKLTFSIIEATRQEAQKEKISDPRTINELIVDKMFISYVQTGGSIVNEIEFALNETKVLMMVGVNGVGKTTTIAKLAHRYQAQGKKVMLAAADTFRAGAIEQLKVWADRLHLPIVTGKDGVDPASVVYDAVMAAQKEKIDLLIVDTAGRLQTKANLMAELSKMRRVISKEMPSEPSEVFLVIDATTGQNGVIQAKAFAEATGITGIVITKMDGTAKGGIILAIRDELGIPVRFIGLGEGMDDLTEFDLDQYLYGLCLGDDTQ; this is encoded by the coding sequence ATGGGATTATTTAATTTTTTAAAAAGTAAATTTGACGGAAAAAAACAAAAGAACGATGCGCGAAAGTATGTTGTCGGAATGCAAAAATCACGCTCGGGGTTTGGTGACCGCTTAAAAAGTTTGGCCGGCCGTTACAAAAATATCAACGATGCATATTTTGATGAATTGGCAGAGATATTAATCGAAGCCGATGTGGGAACCAAACTTACGTTCTCAATCATTGAGGCGACACGGCAAGAAGCTCAAAAGGAAAAAATAAGTGATCCCCGGACAATAAATGAACTCATCGTCGACAAGATGTTTATCAGTTATGTCCAAACGGGAGGATCGATTGTCAATGAGATTGAATTTGCCCTGAACGAAACAAAGGTTTTGATGATGGTGGGAGTAAACGGAGTCGGCAAAACGACGACGATTGCTAAACTGGCTCATCGTTACCAGGCACAAGGTAAAAAAGTGATGCTGGCGGCGGCGGATACGTTTCGCGCGGGAGCGATCGAACAACTTAAGGTGTGGGCCGACCGCCTTCATTTGCCGATTGTCACCGGTAAAGATGGAGTTGATCCGGCAAGCGTTGTCTACGATGCGGTGATGGCTGCGCAAAAAGAAAAAATTGATTTGCTGATAGTCGATACCGCCGGCCGTCTTCAAACAAAAGCCAACCTGATGGCGGAGTTAAGCAAAATGCGCCGCGTGATCAGTAAGGAGATGCCGAGCGAACCATCGGAGGTATTTCTTGTGATTGACGCCACAACCGGTCAAAACGGCGTAATTCAGGCGAAAGCATTCGCCGAAGCCACCGGAATTACGGGTATTGTAATCACAAAGATGGACGGTACGGCAAAAGGTGGTATTATTTTAGCCATCCGGGATGAACTCGGAATTCCCGTTCGTTTCATCGGTCTCGGGGAAGGAATGGACGATTTAACCGAATTTGATTTAGACCAATATTTATATGGTCTATGTTTAGGAGATGATACTCAATGA
- the rnc gene encoding ribonuclease III produces MKDVKTLLEHLKITPHNLENYELALTHPSKNGDRNIRHHDYERLEFIGDAVIGLVVAELAFTRRGDLSQGLMSKMRSQLVNTQALAKHAKRLYLDQYIVLGNSLNGTVTDHILEDVFEAFTGAIYLDQGFAVAHDYLEDKFVNEVVHFDVGKVRDYKSALQEAMQAEHRQAIKYEAKVEGPSHAPVYSVEVIYSDTILGRGKGTTKKAAEQEAACDALKKMARV; encoded by the coding sequence ATGAAGGACGTTAAGACTTTACTTGAGCACCTGAAAATTACCCCTCACAACTTAGAAAATTATGAATTGGCTTTGACTCATCCCTCTAAAAATGGCGATCGGAACATCCGCCACCATGACTATGAGCGTTTGGAATTTATTGGGGATGCCGTTATCGGTCTTGTCGTAGCTGAACTCGCCTTCACAAGAAGAGGCGATTTGAGCCAGGGCCTGATGAGCAAAATGCGTTCGCAATTAGTTAATACGCAGGCATTGGCAAAGCACGCAAAAAGACTTTATCTCGATCAATATATCGTGTTGGGAAATTCATTGAACGGTACGGTTACCGATCACATTCTTGAGGATGTTTTCGAGGCCTTCACCGGAGCGATATATCTCGATCAGGGATTTGCCGTGGCTCATGACTATTTGGAAGATAAATTTGTCAACGAAGTCGTGCACTTTGACGTCGGTAAAGTCCGCGATTATAAGTCGGCTCTTCAAGAGGCGATGCAGGCCGAACATCGGCAGGCAATAAAATATGAAGCTAAGGTTGAAGGCCCTTCGCATGCGCCTGTTTACTCGGTGGAAGTCATCTATAGCGACACAATTTTAGGACGGGGAAAAGGGACAACCAAAAAGGCGGCCGAACAGGAAGCCGCCTGTGATGCCTTGAAAAAGATGGCTAGGGTATAA
- the plsX gene encoding phosphate acyltransferase PlsX — MKIVVDMMGSDLGSSATCQGVELFIKSHPDVELICVGKETELSSLIGKVKIINAPDVVLMTAGAMEVLRAKNSSMMVAINEALKQDADAIVSAGSTGGFLSATTLKIKLIEGVERAAIVSPFPTAIKGQKAAVLDIGASNENTADQLVQFALMGRIYARAVFKKEEPAVYLLSNGSEDEKGTPEIKEAHRKLKEMDFPGFKGNVEAREALDGRADVIVTGGFAGNIFLKATEGIAKMMSSMIKKAFKKSLASKIGYLLSRKGFKEMSQTMDYKSTGGAMLLGINMVAVKAHGNSDAIGFNGGLEVAYKMASAKIVEQLKEGIRNEGR; from the coding sequence ATGAAAATAGTCGTGGATATGATGGGCTCTGATTTAGGTAGTTCTGCCACCTGTCAGGGGGTTGAACTGTTTATAAAAAGCCATCCGGATGTGGAACTCATATGCGTTGGAAAAGAAACGGAATTGAGTTCGCTGATTGGAAAAGTAAAAATTATTAACGCTCCCGATGTCGTTTTGATGACGGCAGGAGCAATGGAAGTTCTTAGAGCAAAAAACTCTTCGATGATGGTGGCGATAAATGAAGCGCTTAAACAAGATGCGGATGCAATTGTCAGCGCCGGCTCAACGGGCGGCTTTCTTTCGGCAACCACTTTAAAGATAAAGTTGATTGAGGGAGTTGAAAGAGCGGCGATTGTATCTCCTTTTCCGACGGCAATTAAAGGTCAGAAAGCCGCGGTGTTAGACATAGGGGCTTCTAACGAAAATACGGCCGATCAGTTGGTTCAATTCGCGCTTATGGGACGTATCTATGCTCGGGCCGTTTTTAAGAAGGAAGAGCCGGCGGTCTATCTTTTAAGCAATGGTTCAGAAGACGAAAAAGGCACGCCGGAGATTAAGGAAGCCCACCGGAAACTTAAGGAGATGGATTTTCCGGGCTTTAAGGGAAATGTCGAGGCCCGAGAAGCACTTGACGGTCGTGCGGATGTAATCGTAACCGGGGGTTTTGCCGGGAATATTTTCTTAAAGGCAACCGAAGGCATTGCCAAAATGATGAGTTCAATGATTAAGAAAGCCTTTAAAAAATCGCTCGCCAGTAAAATCGGCTACTTATTATCGAGAAAAGGCTTTAAAGAAATGAGCCAAACGATGGATTATAAATCAACCGGAGGGGCAATGCTTCTGGGGATTAATATGGTGGCGGTTAAAGCGCACGGCAACAGTGATGCGATTGGGTTTAACGGGGGACTAGAAGTCGCCTATAAGATGGCATCGGCGAAAATTGTCGAGCAGTTGAAAGAGGGAATCCGTAATGAAGGACGTTAA